One region of Pirellulales bacterium genomic DNA includes:
- a CDS encoding type II toxin-antitoxin system Phd/YefM family antitoxin, with translation MSTARSKNVKTVAEFQRQPMEIVKQVRKTKQPVTITMQGKPGVVVVDAATYQQRIQAANLANLLEAGEQDVRAGRLRPADQVLKELGRAKKTSR, from the coding sequence ATGTCGACAGCGCGATCGAAAAATGTAAAGACAGTGGCCGAATTTCAGCGGCAGCCTATGGAGATTGTGAAACAGGTGCGAAAAACCAAGCAGCCTGTGACCATTACCATGCAGGGCAAACCGGGAGTGGTGGTCGTCGATGCCGCTACTTACCAACAACGGATCCAAGCGGCTAATCTAGCGAATCTGCTAGAGGCAGGAGAACAAGACGTGCGGGCCGGACGATTACGCCCTGCTGATCAAGTGCTGAAAGAACTTGGCCGTGCCAAAAAAACATCGCGTTGA
- a CDS encoding type II toxin-antitoxin system RelE/ParE family toxin yields the protein MPKKHRVEITVTAERDLYEIRDYIALDKPVAAQRWLLRIAKQIRSLKTMPLRHEVIPEAQEIGIEYRHMLLGPYRTIYRVEKERVIVVRVIHGARLLDPSFLFGSENT from the coding sequence GTGCCAAAAAAACATCGCGTTGAAATTACGGTCACAGCAGAGCGCGATCTGTATGAAATCCGGGACTACATCGCTCTTGATAAACCAGTGGCAGCGCAGCGGTGGTTGCTGCGAATTGCGAAACAAATTCGCAGTCTGAAAACCATGCCGCTGCGGCACGAAGTCATTCCGGAAGCGCAAGAAATCGGCATCGAATACCGACACATGCTTTTGGGACCCTATCGGACGATTTATCGGGTGGAGAAGGAACGGGTGATTGTCGTTCGTGTGATACACGGAGCGCGATTGCTCGATCCATCTTTTTTGTTTGGTTCGGAAAACACTTGA
- a CDS encoding ABC transporter ATP-binding protein — translation MIELINFTKRYGDFTAVECLNLRIGAGELFGFIGPNGAGKSTTIRFLATLLKATHGDGVVAGHSVTRDPLAVRRVVGYMPDNFGVYDGMKVWEFLDFFAVAYQIPRSKRKQVIGDVLELLDLTGKRDDFVNGLSRGMKQRLCLAKTLVHDPPVLILDEPSSGLDPRARLEFKALLKELQRMGKTILISSHILSELADCCTNIGIIERGQLLLNGPIDEVYRRIHRNRLIEIKFLDGGLEAGLSIIRSLPETRGVQIDDHRVTVELEADDARVANLLEELTRQGVSIRSFNDKDPTLEDVFMLVTKGLVT, via the coding sequence ATGATTGAGCTTATCAACTTCACCAAGCGCTACGGCGATTTTACTGCTGTTGAGTGTCTGAACCTGCGCATTGGGGCGGGCGAGTTGTTCGGGTTCATCGGTCCCAACGGCGCCGGCAAAAGCACCACCATCCGCTTCCTGGCCACGCTGCTGAAAGCGACCCACGGCGACGGAGTGGTGGCCGGCCACAGTGTGACGCGCGATCCGCTGGCAGTCCGCCGCGTGGTCGGTTACATGCCCGATAACTTCGGCGTGTACGACGGGATGAAAGTTTGGGAGTTCCTGGATTTTTTCGCCGTGGCCTACCAAATTCCGCGCAGCAAGCGAAAGCAAGTCATCGGCGACGTTCTGGAACTCCTCGATCTGACTGGCAAGCGCGACGATTTCGTCAACGGCCTGTCGCGCGGCATGAAGCAGCGGCTGTGCCTGGCCAAAACCCTGGTGCACGATCCACCCGTGCTGATTCTGGATGAACCTTCCAGCGGGCTCGATCCGCGCGCTCGCCTGGAATTCAAAGCGCTGCTGAAAGAGCTGCAGCGGATGGGCAAAACCATCCTCATTTCCAGCCATATCCTCAGCGAGCTCGCCGATTGCTGCACGAATATCGGCATTATCGAACGCGGCCAACTGCTGCTGAACGGGCCCATCGATGAAGTCTACCGCCGCATCCACCGCAACCGGCTGATCGAAATCAAATTTCTTGATGGCGGCCTGGAAGCGGGCCTTTCCATCATTCGCAGCCTGCCCGAAACCCGCGGCGTGCAAATCGACGATCATCGCGTGACCGTGGAACTGGAAGCCGACGATGCCCGCGTCGCCAACCTGCTGGAAGAACTTACGCGCCAAGGCGTCAGCATCCGCAGCTTCAACGACAAAGACCCCACGCTGGAAGACGTGTTTATGCTGGTGACCAAGGGACTAGTGACGTAA
- a CDS encoding clan AA aspartic protease — translation MGAIHVTVAVCNPAEPERRWEGLFLVDTSATDCVVPANRLREIGILPSGKRTYELGDGSEVVLDIGVGRVEFMGDMVGATIIFGKDNIEPILGVTALESVGIEIDPKNQRLKRLPAVRLK, via the coding sequence ATGGGAGCTATCCACGTTACCGTCGCCGTTTGCAATCCTGCGGAACCAGAACGCCGCTGGGAAGGCCTGTTTCTTGTCGATACCAGCGCTACCGATTGCGTTGTGCCGGCGAATCGTTTACGGGAAATCGGCATTCTGCCGAGCGGCAAGCGAACCTACGAACTCGGCGACGGTTCCGAAGTTGTCTTGGACATCGGTGTCGGCCGCGTCGAATTCATGGGCGACATGGTCGGGGCGACAATCATCTTTGGCAAAGACAATATTGAGCCCATTCTAGGCGTTACCGCGCTGGAGTCGGTCGGCATCGAAATCGACCCAAAAAATCAGCGCCTCAAACGTTTGCCCGCCGTGCGGCTGAAGTGA
- a CDS encoding GIY-YIG nuclease family protein, with product MKSSSRNGQRVVDPKLDRVSRIKPKRHSKNGFGKGALIKGMTKRLPHEILENPLFQVGLKSIMRGYAGIYALYRGKKLYYVGLTKNLLGRIRWHLKDRHAQKWDSFVIFRIKRVNYLKDVETLLTNLISTPGNRVKGKLPRDADINRMLRIILREETAEIRKIEKALR from the coding sequence ATGAAATCTTCGAGTCGAAACGGTCAGCGGGTTGTGGATCCAAAATTAGACCGTGTTAGCCGCATCAAGCCGAAGCGACATAGCAAAAACGGATTTGGTAAAGGCGCGCTCATTAAGGGTATGACTAAACGCCTGCCGCATGAAATACTTGAAAATCCGCTATTTCAAGTTGGATTGAAGAGCATCATGAGGGGATATGCGGGAATCTATGCACTGTATCGCGGCAAAAAACTTTACTATGTGGGCCTTACCAAGAATCTCTTGGGACGTATTCGTTGGCATTTGAAAGATCGCCACGCTCAAAAGTGGGACAGTTTCGTTATCTTCCGGATAAAGCGAGTTAACTATCTCAAAGATGTGGAAACACTACTGACAAATTTAATCTCCACGCCCGGCAATCGAGTTAAAGGTAAGTTGCCCAGAGACGCCGACATAAATCGTATGTTGCGCATTATTCTGCGTGAAGAAACTGCCGAAATCCGTAAAATCGAAAAAGCGTTGCGATAA